The following coding sequences are from one Shewanella putrefaciens window:
- a CDS encoding DUF7281 domain-containing protein, with translation MARLGQQQLQLLENAFIKRSPKVKLTANWRAIYRELEVGELDGSEKYLCFAPKDFELLRQSVLALMGLDLRQLDFNVDRMAMSAKSHDEKLAKIRPEAEYVLMKYLGFGSSPFGISTRTSLRIPLDEAQKHCHDLNVAAILVVENLDVFDVIHQARLPENLTHVMVIYRGSGHHSPIGVRHFLQAMADKLPIIAFTDLDPAGLQIAHTLTGVTHWLVPQLALTAPAELLAIAQINSTDDFDKQAKQAKYLQNAELKHWQKLAVWLNQHRISIKQQHLLHHRLELVLLAYS, from the coding sequence ATGGCTCGCCTAGGCCAGCAACAATTACAACTGTTGGAGAACGCTTTTATTAAGCGTTCTCCCAAGGTTAAGCTCACGGCTAACTGGCGCGCGATTTATCGCGAGTTAGAAGTGGGTGAGTTAGACGGATCCGAAAAGTATCTGTGTTTTGCGCCCAAAGATTTCGAACTGCTAAGGCAAAGCGTGTTGGCGTTAATGGGGCTTGATTTAAGGCAGCTTGATTTCAACGTCGATCGCATGGCGATGTCCGCTAAAAGTCACGATGAAAAGCTCGCTAAGATCCGTCCCGAAGCCGAATACGTTTTGATGAAGTATCTGGGTTTCGGATCTTCACCATTTGGGATTTCAACACGCACATCACTGCGTATTCCATTGGATGAAGCACAAAAGCATTGCCATGACCTCAATGTCGCAGCCATCCTAGTGGTTGAAAATTTAGATGTGTTTGATGTTATCCATCAAGCGCGTTTGCCTGAGAATTTAACCCATGTGATGGTTATCTACCGTGGTAGCGGTCATCATTCCCCGATTGGCGTGCGGCATTTTTTGCAAGCGATGGCAGATAAATTGCCGATCATTGCCTTTACCGACTTAGATCCCGCAGGGTTACAAATCGCCCATACCTTAACGGGCGTGACTCATTGGCTTGTGCCACAACTTGCGCTGACAGCACCTGCTGAGTTATTGGCGATAGCACAAATTAATTCTACTGATGATTTTGACAAGCAAGCGAAACAGGCTAAGTATTTACAAAATGCCGAGTTAAAGCATTGGCAAAAATTAGCCGTTTGGTTAAATCAACACCGTATTAGTATCAAACAGCAGCACCTGCTGCATCATCGGCTTGAGCTAGTACTACTGGCATACAGTTAA
- a CDS encoding dicarboxylate/amino acid:cation symporter, protein MMKSLSTRIFIGLFAGLIFGTIVQYFLNDIGFFSGNLVELAGGVGTMFVNMIMMLVVPLVFVSIVCGVCELQDLKSFGRLGGKTFGFYIINTFVAIATALLVALLLEPGKGVDMSSTDGVAITATELPSLMALVIDIVPRNPVAAFMSGNMLQVIFMALMLGGVIKSLGEHVTGAVQGFQTANKIMMKLISVVMNLAPYGVFALMFKLGATLDAGVFMSVVEYMVLILALLLLWIFVVYPMAVGFFTPISAKTFREKTQEQVLFSLSTASSNATIPVTMRTLTDKLGVNRAVAGFGVPLGATMNMGGVAIYITVAIFFVANAFGMPITTEQLPSLLFSIFLLSVGAGGVPGGGMVMIGVLIHQMGLPIEAFAIVAALDRIIDMVLTSCNVVGDTAVLTIVDQTEKVHQLELAKS, encoded by the coding sequence ATGATGAAATCACTTTCGACGCGGATCTTTATTGGTCTGTTTGCCGGCCTTATTTTCGGCACAATAGTGCAATACTTCTTAAACGATATCGGTTTTTTCTCGGGCAATTTAGTGGAGCTTGCTGGTGGCGTTGGCACTATGTTCGTCAATATGATCATGATGTTGGTTGTGCCACTCGTGTTCGTGAGCATCGTTTGCGGTGTCTGTGAGCTACAAGATCTCAAAAGTTTTGGCCGTTTGGGCGGTAAGACCTTTGGTTTTTATATCATCAATACCTTTGTCGCAATCGCGACGGCATTATTAGTGGCACTGCTACTCGAACCCGGTAAAGGCGTGGATATGAGCAGCACAGACGGTGTAGCCATTACCGCAACAGAGTTGCCAAGTCTGATGGCGCTGGTGATTGACATAGTCCCGCGTAATCCAGTGGCGGCTTTTATGTCGGGCAATATGTTGCAAGTGATCTTTATGGCGTTAATGCTCGGTGGTGTGATCAAATCCCTCGGTGAGCATGTCACTGGCGCGGTGCAAGGGTTTCAAACCGCCAATAAAATTATGATGAAGCTGATTTCTGTGGTGATGAATCTTGCGCCCTATGGTGTATTTGCCTTGATGTTTAAACTCGGCGCGACCTTAGATGCAGGTGTGTTTATGAGTGTGGTTGAGTATATGGTGCTGATCCTCGCGCTGCTGCTACTGTGGATTTTTGTGGTTTATCCTATGGCTGTGGGATTCTTTACCCCCATTTCAGCCAAAACCTTCCGCGAGAAGACCCAAGAGCAAGTGTTATTTTCACTCTCGACCGCAAGCTCAAATGCGACTATTCCTGTGACTATGCGTACTTTAACGGACAAGTTAGGCGTGAACCGTGCTGTTGCTGGTTTTGGTGTGCCGCTGGGTGCGACCATGAACATGGGCGGTGTGGCGATTTATATCACAGTCGCGATTTTCTTTGTCGCCAACGCCTTTGGTATGCCAATAACCACTGAGCAATTGCCTTCGCTGCTGTTTAGTATCTTTTTATTATCCGTTGGGGCGGGCGGTGTGCCCGGTGGCGGTATGGTGATGATAGGTGTGTTAATCCATCAAATGGGTTTACCGATAGAAGCCTTTGCCATTGTGGCAGCGCTGGATCGTATTATCGATATGGTGCTGACATCCTGTAACGTGGTCGGTGATACTGCGGTGTTGACCATAGTGGATCAAACCGAGAAAGTGCATCAGCTTGAGTTAGCGAAGAGCTAA
- a CDS encoding methyl-accepting chemotaxis protein: MTGFWQTVGGRLLSIPLLALLGFVVLGIMELNALNQSLTKGREDRVVAIIDSSLSIVKHYQTLEQSGALSTEQAQQQAMSTIKAIRYDGTEYIWINDTGRPIPKMVMHPTVSTLDGTVLDKPNFHHATLMRNRDGSQQQTLSNANLFVSFVDVIDRYGNGFVEYQWPKPLKGGGVTQERYTKLSYVAKDDKWGWVLGSGIYIDDVKAAFWEVAMRVGLVVVVIMALTVGVSLYIRRWLLQALGGELATTKALVQQVAAGDFSVNFGLKPGDNDSLLAALSGLISQLRSIIGQQSAMAEQLVKQSEVLEDTSQQTQHILQSVMDQTAQVATAVNEMTSTCEDMARSATLAAKATRDADTEAKNGVTSVGQTITAIDALKVKLEQVSDVIGQLSKRGDEIGAVTDVIGAIAEQTNLLALNAAIEAARAGEMGRGFAVVADEVRTLASRSQASTQDINRRIQGIQQDSANAVQSMAQSRTETEQTIVCSQQASEALTRINTAVSSITDVNDQLASATEQLAVVSGTINQNMENIAQAVENTNAKSSELSTASHQLRNMASDMKKSLSGFRL; the protein is encoded by the coding sequence ATGACTGGATTTTGGCAGACAGTAGGGGGGCGATTACTCAGCATTCCGTTACTGGCATTGCTGGGTTTCGTGGTGCTGGGCATCATGGAGCTAAACGCACTTAACCAGAGTTTGACTAAGGGGAGGGAAGATCGCGTTGTGGCGATTATTGATAGCAGCCTGAGTATCGTTAAACATTATCAGACACTGGAGCAAAGCGGTGCGTTAAGCACTGAGCAAGCGCAGCAGCAGGCCATGTCGACTATTAAGGCCATTCGTTATGATGGTACTGAATATATTTGGATTAACGATACCGGTCGGCCTATCCCCAAAATGGTTATGCATCCAACCGTATCCACTTTAGACGGCACTGTACTGGACAAACCCAACTTTCATCACGCGACCTTAATGCGTAACCGTGATGGCAGCCAACAACAAACACTGAGCAACGCCAACTTGTTTGTCAGTTTTGTTGACGTTATCGACCGTTATGGCAATGGTTTTGTTGAGTACCAATGGCCTAAACCCTTAAAAGGTGGGGGAGTGACGCAGGAGCGTTATACCAAGTTGTCCTATGTGGCAAAAGATGACAAATGGGGCTGGGTGCTCGGTTCTGGAATTTATATTGATGATGTTAAAGCGGCCTTCTGGGAAGTCGCTATGAGAGTTGGGTTGGTCGTCGTGGTTATTATGGCCCTGACAGTTGGTGTGTCTTTGTATATCCGCCGCTGGTTATTGCAGGCACTAGGTGGGGAACTGGCGACAACCAAAGCACTGGTGCAGCAGGTTGCGGCGGGTGATTTCTCAGTGAACTTTGGGTTAAAGCCGGGTGATAACGACAGCTTGTTGGCGGCATTAAGTGGCCTTATCAGCCAGTTGCGCAGTATTATCGGCCAGCAATCGGCAATGGCTGAGCAATTGGTCAAGCAATCAGAGGTACTTGAGGACACCAGCCAACAGACGCAGCATATTTTACAAAGTGTGATGGACCAAACTGCTCAAGTGGCTACCGCGGTCAATGAAATGACCTCGACTTGTGAGGATATGGCCCGCAGCGCGACTCTGGCCGCTAAAGCGACCAGAGATGCTGACACTGAAGCCAAAAACGGCGTGACATCCGTAGGCCAAACGATAACGGCCATTGATGCGCTTAAAGTAAAACTGGAGCAAGTCTCTGATGTGATAGGGCAGTTGTCTAAACGTGGCGATGAAATTGGTGCGGTCACCGATGTTATCGGTGCGATTGCGGAGCAGACCAATCTATTGGCATTAAATGCGGCGATAGAAGCGGCGCGTGCTGGAGAAATGGGGCGCGGATTTGCTGTTGTGGCCGATGAAGTGCGTACCCTTGCTAGCCGCTCTCAGGCGTCAACTCAGGATATCAATAGGCGTATTCAAGGCATTCAGCAAGACTCTGCCAACGCCGTGCAATCGATGGCGCAAAGTCGAACCGAAACGGAGCAAACGATAGTCTGTTCTCAGCAGGCCAGCGAGGCGCTAACCCGCATTAACACTGCCGTGTCGAGCATTACCGATGTCAACGATCAATTGGCCAGCGCCACAGAACAACTGGCCGTTGTGTCGGGTACGATTAATCAAAATATGGAGAATATTGCGCAGGCGGTGGAAAACACCAATGCAAAATCTTCAGAACTATCGACTGCCAGCCATCAACTACGGAACATGGCTAGTGATATGAAAAAGTCACTGAGTGGCTTTAGGTTATAA
- a CDS encoding TIGR00645 family protein: MEKIFERLMYASRWIMAPIYLGLSLVLLGLGIKFFQEIFHVLPIIFEMREVDLVLVTLSLIDITLVGGLIVMVMFSGYENFVSQLDVGEDSEKLSWLGKLDSGSLKNKVAASIVAISSIHLLKIFMNVENISNDKIMWYLLIHITFVLSAFAMGYLDKITRK; encoded by the coding sequence ATGGAAAAAATATTTGAAAGGCTAATGTATGCATCGCGCTGGATTATGGCGCCGATTTATTTGGGATTAAGCCTCGTCTTATTAGGTTTAGGCATTAAATTCTTTCAAGAAATCTTTCATGTTTTGCCTATCATTTTTGAGATGCGCGAAGTGGACTTAGTGCTAGTCACGCTGTCACTGATTGATATCACGCTTGTGGGCGGGCTTATTGTGATGGTGATGTTTTCTGGCTATGAGAATTTCGTCTCACAATTAGATGTAGGTGAAGATAGCGAAAAATTAAGCTGGCTTGGCAAACTGGATTCCGGCTCGCTGAAAAACAAAGTCGCTGCCTCTATTGTGGCTATTTCGTCCATTCATTTGCTCAAAATATTTATGAATGTTGAGAATATTTCCAATGACAAGATTATGTGGTACCTGCTGATCCATATCACTTTTGTCTTATCTGCCTTCGCTATGGGATATTTAGATAAAATAACCCGTAAATAA
- a CDS encoding BON domain-containing protein: MQTLKLTFVTAGIVLAGSLLLSGCDRGDVNAQSGSPDLTVTTEDGTGDDVKITTAVNTALMADAQLKDFDIQIETRKGDVMLSGKVDTQAQKDQAKLVTAATSGVHSVNNQLKVK; encoded by the coding sequence ATGCAAACACTAAAACTTACGTTCGTAACTGCTGGTATAGTGCTAGCTGGTAGTCTGTTGCTTAGCGGCTGTGACCGTGGAGATGTTAATGCTCAAAGCGGTTCACCGGATTTAACCGTGACAACCGAGGATGGCACTGGTGATGATGTAAAAATAACCACAGCAGTTAATACCGCGCTGATGGCCGATGCGCAGTTAAAAGATTTTGATATTCAGATAGAAACTCGCAAGGGCGATGTCATGCTCTCCGGTAAGGTAGACACCCAAGCTCAAAAAGACCAGGCTAAACTGGTTACTGCAGCAACCTCAGGTGTGCATTCAGTAAACAATCAACTGAAAGTAAAGTAA
- a CDS encoding anti-phage dCTP deaminase, which translates to MDTYAPDSEVIIGLVTPVGVNYDDISSRFETFLTRYRYKLNWLHLSKLMAELIENGEVGFVSEDERLQNAMALGNRLRKDYKRDDIMALVAINSILSKREREADRSKPLFRTAHIIRSLKHPDEVETLRTVYGKGFVLIGITADEESRIKYLMEQKGIETREKAQELIERDDRENDLSTEYGEHGQSTRDVFQLSDFFLTIDTVEEFDEQLQRILSILFAKPVVSPNLDEYAMFLAYAASLRSADLSRQVGAVVVGVSGDIISTGANDVPQKGGGLYWPGINDQRDYVKGCDTNEQEKKAISLKILKEFDAYNNTVSEDENYKIAKKRLKQTGILDITEYGRAVHAEMEALMSAARTGISVLGATLYTTTFPCHNCAKHIVAAGVGKVVFIEPYPKSFATKLHSDSIKVDRFNGDETKVHFYPFAGVGPRKFIDLFSMKLGNGRKLIRKSAGHLADWKRETAELRIPLVPLSYLESEFILDAELQDILQEHKDKQND; encoded by the coding sequence ATGGATACTTATGCACCTGACAGTGAGGTCATTATTGGACTTGTTACACCAGTTGGTGTGAATTATGACGATATAAGTTCTCGTTTTGAAACATTTTTAACTCGGTACAGATACAAGCTAAATTGGCTTCACCTTAGTAAATTGATGGCAGAACTGATTGAGAATGGTGAGGTTGGCTTCGTTTCAGAAGATGAACGACTTCAAAATGCTATGGCTTTAGGTAATCGTTTACGGAAAGACTATAAAAGAGACGACATTATGGCTCTTGTGGCCATTAATTCGATTCTTTCAAAGCGTGAAAGAGAGGCTGATAGAAGTAAACCTCTTTTTCGGACTGCCCATATTATTCGTTCTTTAAAGCATCCTGATGAAGTGGAAACTCTACGGACTGTTTACGGGAAAGGCTTTGTCTTAATAGGCATAACTGCCGATGAAGAGAGCCGTATAAAATATCTTATGGAACAAAAAGGAATTGAAACTAGAGAAAAAGCTCAGGAGCTCATAGAGCGTGACGATAGAGAAAATGATTTATCAACTGAATATGGCGAGCACGGACAGTCAACTCGCGATGTATTCCAACTTTCAGACTTCTTTTTAACTATTGATACTGTAGAGGAGTTCGATGAGCAGCTACAGCGGATTCTTAGTATTTTATTTGCTAAACCTGTTGTATCACCGAATCTAGATGAATATGCAATGTTTCTTGCGTATGCAGCTTCTCTACGTTCTGCAGATTTATCTCGACAAGTAGGTGCTGTAGTTGTGGGAGTCTCTGGTGATATTATTTCAACAGGGGCTAATGATGTCCCTCAAAAAGGGGGCGGACTCTATTGGCCTGGGATTAATGATCAGCGAGATTATGTCAAAGGATGCGATACAAATGAGCAGGAAAAAAAGGCTATTAGTTTAAAAATTTTAAAAGAATTTGATGCTTATAATAATACTGTTTCCGAAGATGAAAATTATAAAATCGCGAAAAAACGCTTAAAGCAGACAGGTATACTGGATATCACAGAGTATGGTCGCGCTGTGCATGCTGAAATGGAAGCGTTGATGTCTGCTGCACGTACGGGGATCTCAGTTTTGGGAGCCACGCTATACACAACCACTTTCCCATGCCACAATTGCGCCAAGCATATTGTTGCTGCAGGCGTTGGTAAAGTTGTGTTTATTGAGCCCTATCCAAAGAGTTTTGCAACAAAGTTGCATAGTGACTCAATAAAAGTTGATAGGTTCAATGGTGACGAAACGAAAGTGCACTTTTATCCGTTTGCAGGGGTTGGACCAAGAAAATTTATTGACCTATTCTCAATGAAGTTAGGTAATGGAAGGAAGCTTATTCGCAAATCTGCGGGTCATCTTGCTGACTGGAAAAGAGAAACAGCAGAACTAAGAATCCCTTTAGTTCCATTATCATACTTAGAGAGTGAATTTATTCTTGATGCAGAGCTTCAAGATATTTTACAAGAACATAAGGACAAGCAAAATGATTAA
- a CDS encoding class 1 fructose-bisphosphatase, translated as MQTLAQHLTSQAVNDSLSQLILTLADTSKAISHAVRHGALAGVLGATEQENVQGETQKKLDIITNDMLKDALKADGTVRGLASEEEDHVVEVSTNGQYLVCFDPLDGSSNIDINSLVGTIFSILPASAGELTETSFLQSGRNQLAAGYVLYGPSTMLALTTGQGVQLFTLHPETNEFLLTNAAMSISPYTAEFAINMSNQRFWEAPMQTYIADLLLGKIGPREKSFNMRWIAAMVGDVHRVLSRGGIFTYPTDNKDPKKPHKLRLMYEANPMAFLVEQAGGKASTGYETILDIQPTQIHQRVAVILGSANEVDACLSYHGLDYSEEPGLDYSEEPGLDYSEEPGLD; from the coding sequence ATGCAGACTCTTGCCCAGCACTTAACCTCACAGGCAGTGAACGACTCTCTCTCGCAACTGATTTTGACCTTAGCCGACACCTCAAAAGCCATTAGCCATGCCGTACGCCACGGTGCGCTCGCAGGCGTGTTAGGTGCGACCGAGCAAGAAAACGTCCAAGGTGAAACACAGAAAAAACTGGATATCATCACCAACGATATGCTTAAAGATGCGCTCAAAGCCGACGGAACAGTGCGCGGCTTAGCATCAGAAGAAGAAGATCATGTGGTGGAAGTGAGCACCAATGGTCAATATCTGGTGTGTTTCGATCCCTTAGATGGCTCATCGAACATCGATATCAACTCGCTAGTCGGCACGATTTTCTCTATCCTGCCCGCCTCTGCTGGCGAGTTAACTGAAACTAGCTTTTTACAATCTGGCCGCAATCAGTTAGCCGCAGGTTATGTACTTTATGGTCCATCGACCATGCTGGCATTAACCACAGGCCAAGGCGTGCAACTCTTTACTTTGCACCCAGAAACCAATGAGTTTTTACTGACGAATGCCGCCATGAGCATTAGCCCATACACCGCCGAATTTGCCATTAACATGTCAAACCAGCGTTTTTGGGAAGCGCCAATGCAAACCTATATCGCCGACTTACTGTTAGGCAAAATTGGCCCACGCGAAAAATCCTTCAACATGCGCTGGATTGCCGCCATGGTCGGCGATGTACACCGCGTGTTATCCCGTGGCGGTATTTTCACTTACCCAACAGATAATAAAGATCCGAAAAAACCGCACAAACTGCGCTTGATGTACGAAGCCAACCCAATGGCATTCTTAGTCGAACAAGCAGGCGGTAAAGCCTCAACGGGTTATGAAACCATTTTGGATATTCAACCAACTCAAATTCACCAACGTGTAGCGGTTATCCTAGGCAGCGCCAACGAAGTTGACGCTTGTTTGAGCTACCATGGTTTAGACTACAGCGAAGAACCTGGTTTAGACTACAGCGAAGAACCTGGTTTAGACTACAGCGAAGAACCTGGTTTAGACTAA
- a CDS encoding S9 family peptidase has translation MTKNGLASSLRAVKLGASSLLIASQMVMVSISPSYALEGGKLPLTIERMNASPALAGTSPRGLKLSPDGQHVTYLAGRKDNQNFYDLWQMDVKTGKSSLLLSADKLASNELSDEEKARRERQRIYGEGIMEYFWADDSKALLIPASGNLYYFSLVDNRVSQLSIGEGFATDARLSPKGNFVSFVRDQNLYVLDLATKKLEAMTTDGGGAIKNAMAEFVAQEEMDRMTGYWWAPDESAIAFTRIDESGVELVTRNEIYADGIKLTEQRYPYAGKNNVDIALGVVTLKDKAINWVTLNDDKSKDIYLPRVNWLPDSRHLSFQWQSRDQHKLDLQLVALDALTKPKTLVKERSEAWVNLNNDLHFLKQQSAFIWASERDGFNHLYLFDLKGKLKTQLTKGEWAVDKLEYVDETAGWVYFTGRKDTPIEKQLYRVPLAGGKIERVSTAAGMHEPVFADNQSVYLDYFNSLSQPPQISLHGDKGQHLAWVEQNQVKAGHPLYDYVGLWQLPEFKELKAEDGQILQTRLFKPVPFYAGKKYPVVVRVYGGPHAQLVTNSWSEQDYFTQYLVQQGYVVFQLDNRGSAHRGTKFEQVIYRHLGEAEVNDQKVGVDYLRSLPFVDADNVAIYGHSYGGYMALMSLFKAPDYFKAAISGAPVTDWRLYDTHYTERYLDHPENNETGYEASSVFPYVKNYQSGLLMYHGMADDNVLFENSTRVYKALQDEGKLFQMIDYPGSKHSMRGEKVRNHLYRSLADFLDRQLKSGK, from the coding sequence ATGACTAAAAATGGGTTAGCTTCCTCCCTACGCGCCGTGAAATTGGGCGCCTCATCCCTATTAATAGCGAGTCAAATGGTTATGGTTTCAATATCGCCGAGTTATGCCCTCGAAGGCGGCAAACTGCCCCTCACCATTGAGCGGATGAATGCTTCGCCCGCATTAGCGGGCACCAGTCCCCGAGGTTTAAAATTATCTCCCGATGGTCAGCACGTGACTTATCTTGCAGGGCGTAAGGATAACCAAAACTTTTACGATCTGTGGCAAATGGATGTTAAAACAGGAAAATCTAGCTTGTTGCTGAGCGCCGATAAGCTGGCGAGCAATGAGTTATCCGATGAAGAAAAGGCACGCCGCGAGCGCCAACGTATTTATGGCGAAGGCATTATGGAATATTTCTGGGCTGACGATAGCAAGGCGCTATTGATCCCTGCCTCGGGCAATTTGTATTACTTCTCCTTGGTCGATAATCGTGTGAGTCAACTTTCGATTGGTGAAGGTTTTGCTACCGATGCCCGCTTATCACCTAAGGGCAATTTTGTGTCTTTTGTGCGGGATCAAAATTTGTATGTGCTCGATCTTGCAACTAAAAAGCTTGAGGCCATGACCACTGACGGTGGTGGGGCGATTAAAAATGCCATGGCAGAATTTGTGGCTCAAGAAGAAATGGATCGCATGACGGGCTACTGGTGGGCACCCGATGAATCGGCTATCGCTTTTACGCGAATAGATGAATCTGGCGTTGAGTTAGTCACCCGTAATGAAATCTATGCCGATGGCATTAAACTCACCGAACAGCGCTATCCCTATGCGGGCAAAAACAACGTCGACATTGCATTAGGTGTGGTCACGCTAAAAGATAAGGCTATCAATTGGGTGACCTTAAATGATGATAAGAGCAAAGACATTTACCTGCCGCGGGTTAATTGGTTGCCCGACAGTAGACATTTATCGTTTCAGTGGCAGAGCCGCGATCAACATAAGCTTGATTTGCAGTTAGTGGCATTAGATGCGCTGACCAAGCCGAAAACGTTAGTCAAAGAGCGAAGCGAGGCATGGGTTAATCTTAACAATGACTTGCACTTTTTAAAGCAGCAATCGGCTTTTATTTGGGCCTCGGAGCGCGATGGCTTTAATCATCTGTACCTTTTTGACTTAAAAGGCAAACTTAAGACGCAATTGACTAAAGGTGAGTGGGCTGTCGATAAGCTGGAATATGTCGATGAAACCGCAGGTTGGGTGTATTTCACTGGCCGTAAAGATACGCCAATCGAGAAACAACTGTATCGCGTGCCGTTAGCGGGCGGCAAGATTGAACGAGTGAGTACAGCGGCGGGTATGCATGAGCCTGTATTTGCCGACAATCAAAGCGTGTATCTGGATTATTTCAATAGCTTATCTCAGCCACCGCAGATTAGTTTACACGGTGACAAGGGCCAGCATTTAGCGTGGGTTGAGCAAAACCAAGTCAAAGCGGGTCATCCTTTATATGACTATGTGGGACTTTGGCAACTGCCTGAGTTTAAAGAGCTTAAAGCCGAAGATGGCCAAATCTTGCAAACACGCCTATTTAAACCGGTTCCCTTCTATGCGGGTAAAAAGTACCCCGTGGTTGTGCGGGTTTATGGTGGCCCACATGCGCAATTAGTGACCAATAGCTGGAGTGAGCAGGATTACTTTACCCAGTACTTAGTTCAGCAAGGTTATGTGGTATTTCAACTGGATAACCGCGGTAGTGCCCACAGAGGCACCAAGTTCGAGCAAGTGATTTACCGTCATTTGGGCGAAGCTGAAGTCAATGATCAAAAAGTGGGAGTGGACTATTTACGGAGTCTGCCCTTTGTCGATGCCGATAATGTGGCGATTTACGGCCACAGCTACGGCGGTTATATGGCTTTAATGAGTCTATTTAAGGCGCCGGATTACTTTAAAGCCGCGATTTCGGGTGCACCTGTAACCGACTGGCGTTTATATGATACCCATTACACTGAGCGTTACTTAGATCATCCTGAGAATAATGAAACGGGATATGAAGCCAGTAGCGTATTCCCCTATGTGAAAAACTATCAATCGGGACTCTTGATGTACCACGGCATGGCTGATGATAACGTCTTGTTTGAAAACAGCACTCGCGTCTATAAGGCATTGCAGGATGAAGGTAAATTATTTCAGATGATCGATTATCCGGGATCTAAACACTCAATGCGTGGCGAAAAAGTGCGTAATCACTTATATCGCTCGCTGGCGGATTTCCTCGATAGACAGTTAAAAAGCGGAAAGTAG
- the arcA gene encoding two-component system response regulator ArcA codes for MQNPHILIVEDEAVTRNTLRSIFEAEGYVVTEANDGAEMHKAMQENKINLVVMDINLPGKNGLLLARELREINNIGLIFLTGRDNEVDKILGLEIGADDYITKPFNPRELTIRARNLLTRVNSAGNEVEEKSSVEYYRFNDWSLEINSRSLVSPQGESYKLPRSEFRAMLHFVENPGKILTRADLLMKMTGRELKPHDRTVDVTIRRIRKHFESLPDTPEIIATIHGEGYRFCGNLED; via the coding sequence ATGCAAAATCCGCACATTCTGATCGTTGAAGATGAAGCCGTTACCCGTAACACGCTGAGAAGTATTTTCGAGGCAGAAGGGTATGTGGTAACTGAGGCCAATGATGGCGCAGAAATGCATAAGGCTATGCAAGAAAACAAAATTAACTTGGTGGTGATGGACATTAACCTACCAGGTAAAAATGGTCTGTTGTTGGCACGTGAACTGCGTGAAATCAACAACATCGGCCTAATCTTCCTGACAGGTCGTGATAACGAAGTCGACAAAATCCTTGGACTTGAAATTGGCGCGGACGATTATATTACCAAGCCGTTCAACCCACGTGAATTGACGATTCGTGCTCGTAACCTTCTGACTCGTGTTAATAGCGCTGGCAATGAAGTCGAAGAAAAGAGCTCTGTCGAATACTACCGTTTCAACGATTGGAGCTTAGAGATCAACAGCCGTTCTCTCGTAAGCCCACAGGGTGAATCTTACAAACTGCCACGTAGCGAATTCCGCGCTATGCTGCACTTTGTTGAAAACCCAGGCAAAATCTTAACTCGTGCTGATCTGCTGATGAAGATGACTGGCCGTGAGTTAAAGCCACATGACCGTACTGTTGACGTGACTATCCGTCGTATCCGTAAGCATTTCGAAAGCTTACCAGATACGCCAGAAATCATCGCAACCATTCACGGTGAAGGCTATCGTTTTTGCGGTAATTTAGAAGACTAA
- a CDS encoding DUF3293 domain-containing protein gives MDNTTQDLWQCYQTPLFLLTQALSCDFPFAVITAHNPASKRFSPSKNRLLDRQLLRDIESLSSPYRALVGAAPDLSYMEKSWAVFIDRTMALQLGKKFNQYAIYMVEQGCVSLVPCTLAGYDEVCLGKFSDYVQLVYELPDLNT, from the coding sequence ATGGACAATACAACTCAAGACCTGTGGCAGTGTTACCAAACACCATTATTTTTGCTGACTCAAGCATTATCCTGTGATTTTCCCTTTGCCGTAATTACCGCCCATAATCCTGCTTCAAAACGTTTTTCTCCCAGCAAGAACCGCTTACTCGATAGACAACTTCTCCGCGATATTGAATCACTTAGCAGTCCTTATAGGGCATTAGTCGGTGCAGCTCCTGATTTATCCTATATGGAAAAAAGCTGGGCTGTGTTTATCGATAGAACCATGGCGCTACAATTAGGCAAGAAATTTAATCAATATGCCATTTACATGGTTGAGCAGGGTTGTGTGAGTTTAGTGCCTTGCACATTAGCGGGATACGATGAAGTTTGTTTAGGTAAATTTAGTGATTATGTGCAATTAGTGTATGAGTTGCCTGATTTGAACACTTAA